From a region of the Bradyrhizobium sp. KBS0727 genome:
- a CDS encoding GAF domain-containing protein: protein MKTEIVRTFAALNATNEAILYAKSPEELYRKVSEAAFFSGDFLASAIFLLEPGTDLLRFAAGCGDDIARLRSIDISVVAGAPEGSGVCGQAFRDQRVIISNDFLHDARSLAWRDGALTGQVGAAAALPLTCNGRSVGVFLVTRREPGSLSRQIISMLERVSANVSFALDNFDHEAARKDGERAMRRLNRMFGAISATNEAILRAKTEQELYQRVCDAAVHSGKSVATAVLLAEAGSTWLKPVAGTGESLHLITRSSYSIDPDNEYGEGIAGEAFRTQRPCVNDDLATTMQGGSLRQAQRDSGAMACVAVPLTRGGRSVGVLLFFVGKSWAVDEEIIALLARIAENVSFALDNFERASEKATADQQQERLTRMFAALSATNEAIMRAKSRAELYKLVCEAAANGGRFKSASIMLARADSDYPDMVAAAGPTAENMRQVRISFSAAHREGLGLCGNAFRSRQACVANDLRSDARGATFQKFIFSDGARSGAAFPLFVAGQPVGVMFFISSEKDTFTSEFAEMLQRLADNVSFALENFDRADEKARTEGQRERLARMLAALSATNEAIIRARSRGELFELVCEAAAQGGKFTSTSIALTQPDSDYLDVVAAAGPTVASAREVKLSVNEAHPEGRGVGGTAIRSRRPDIINDYLADPRSQAFHARARNDGANSGAAFPLFVQGRVVGVMVYISLEKDTFTPEFAELLQRLADNVSFALENFDRADEKARTEEQKERLGRMFAALSATNEAIMRAKSRTELFELVCEAAATGGKFTSTTIALAKPGSDYLDVVATGGPAAVSARAVKMSINEAHPEGRGACGMAFRSGAACIINDYLADPRCQAFHGQARKDGTRSGASFPLFARGQVVGMLVFVATEKDTFTPEFAELLQRLADNVSFALESFARVDEKAQADQRIEYLASHDSLTNLPNRDMFNEMLRRAIDAAQRYQRQFAVLFIDLDRFKIINDSLGHDAGDMLLVEIGGRLRRALRSSDVVARLGGDEFVVILEEAAERHEVERIASELLSVLGQPLQLSGHECHTTASIGIAMYPCDGADMQTLTKNADMAMYLAKEDGKNGFRFFTREIKTQSIERLTLESALRRAQERDQFSLHYQPKIDMTSGQITGVEALLRWIHPELGTISPGQFIPLAEETGLIVPIGRWVLKEACAQNMAWQRRGLRPVTMAVNLSPRQFADPHLLHDVDEALLASGMSPVLLQLEVTESMVMRNVSRAIKVLDAIQSRGIRLAIDDFGTGYSSMSLMKQFPIDTIKIDRSFVRDLPNDSEDQAIAQAIISMGKALGMTVIAEGVETVEQETFLRNHACDEMQGFLFSKPLPPREMANLLRAEAQMASPPLQPNADDEILKAEVRARLSFGQG from the coding sequence TTGAAGACCGAAATCGTGCGCACGTTCGCGGCGTTGAACGCCACCAACGAAGCGATCCTGTACGCAAAATCACCCGAAGAATTGTACCGGAAAGTCAGCGAAGCCGCCTTCTTCAGCGGAGATTTCCTGGCGTCGGCCATCTTCTTGCTGGAGCCGGGCACCGACCTCTTGCGTTTCGCTGCCGGCTGTGGCGATGACATCGCTCGCCTCCGCAGCATCGACATTTCGGTCGTGGCCGGAGCGCCCGAGGGCTCGGGGGTTTGCGGGCAGGCCTTTCGCGACCAGCGGGTCATCATCAGCAACGATTTCCTCCACGACGCGCGTTCGCTGGCCTGGCGGGACGGTGCGTTGACTGGGCAGGTCGGTGCGGCGGCGGCGCTGCCGCTGACCTGCAATGGCCGCAGTGTCGGCGTCTTCCTCGTCACCCGGCGCGAACCCGGTTCGCTCAGTCGCCAGATCATTTCGATGCTGGAGCGCGTGTCGGCGAACGTTTCGTTTGCACTCGACAATTTCGATCACGAGGCCGCGCGCAAGGACGGCGAGCGGGCGATGCGGCGGCTGAACCGGATGTTCGGCGCCATCAGCGCCACCAACGAAGCTATTCTGCGCGCCAAGACCGAACAGGAACTCTATCAGCGCGTTTGCGATGCCGCCGTCCACAGCGGAAAATCCGTTGCCACCGCCGTCCTGCTTGCCGAAGCTGGTTCGACCTGGCTGAAGCCCGTTGCCGGCACCGGCGAAAGCCTTCATCTGATTACACGATCGAGCTACTCGATCGACCCCGACAATGAATATGGCGAGGGGATTGCAGGCGAAGCATTCCGGACGCAACGCCCTTGCGTCAACGACGACCTTGCAACGACCATGCAGGGCGGATCCTTGCGGCAGGCTCAGCGCGATTCCGGCGCGATGGCCTGTGTGGCTGTTCCGCTGACCAGGGGCGGCCGAAGCGTGGGCGTGCTGTTGTTCTTTGTCGGCAAGTCCTGGGCGGTAGATGAGGAGATCATCGCGCTGCTGGCACGGATTGCCGAGAACGTGTCGTTCGCGCTCGATAATTTCGAGCGTGCGAGCGAAAAGGCTACTGCCGACCAGCAGCAGGAGCGGTTGACGCGCATGTTCGCGGCGCTCAGCGCCACCAACGAAGCGATCATGCGGGCGAAGTCCCGCGCCGAACTCTATAAACTGGTGTGCGAAGCCGCCGCCAACGGCGGGCGCTTCAAGTCGGCCAGCATCATGCTGGCGAGGGCCGACAGCGACTATCCCGACATGGTGGCCGCGGCTGGACCGACCGCTGAAAACATGCGCCAGGTGAGGATTTCGTTCAGCGCGGCTCACCGGGAAGGGCTTGGGCTGTGCGGGAACGCGTTCCGCTCCCGGCAAGCTTGCGTCGCCAACGATCTGCGTTCCGACGCGCGAGGCGCCACGTTTCAAAAATTCATTTTCAGTGACGGCGCAAGGTCAGGCGCGGCCTTTCCGCTGTTCGTCGCCGGTCAGCCCGTCGGCGTCATGTTCTTTATCTCCTCCGAGAAAGATACCTTCACATCCGAATTCGCCGAAATGCTGCAGCGGCTCGCCGACAATGTGTCGTTTGCATTGGAGAACTTCGATCGCGCCGACGAGAAGGCCAGGACCGAGGGGCAGAGGGAGCGCCTGGCGCGCATGCTCGCGGCGCTCAGCGCGACCAACGAAGCAATTATTCGCGCAAGGTCGCGCGGCGAGCTGTTCGAACTGGTGTGCGAAGCGGCGGCCCAGGGCGGCAAGTTCACCTCGACCTCGATCGCGCTGACGCAACCGGATAGCGACTATCTGGATGTCGTGGCCGCTGCAGGGCCCACGGTCGCCAGCGCGCGCGAAGTAAAATTGTCGGTCAACGAAGCGCATCCGGAAGGGCGCGGGGTCGGCGGCACGGCGATACGTTCGCGACGGCCGGACATTATCAACGACTATCTTGCCGACCCGCGAAGTCAGGCGTTTCATGCCCGCGCGCGCAACGATGGCGCGAATTCCGGCGCGGCCTTCCCGCTGTTCGTGCAGGGGCGGGTGGTCGGCGTCATGGTCTACATTTCCCTCGAGAAGGATACGTTCACGCCGGAGTTTGCCGAATTGCTGCAGCGGCTCGCCGACAACGTGTCGTTCGCGCTGGAGAATTTCGACCGCGCCGACGAGAAGGCCAGAACCGAGGAACAGAAGGAGCGGCTGGGGCGTATGTTCGCCGCTCTCAGCGCAACCAACGAAGCGATCATGCGGGCGAAGTCCCGGACCGAGCTGTTCGAGCTGGTCTGCGAGGCGGCCGCCACCGGCGGCAAGTTTACCTCGACCACCATCGCGCTGGCGAAACCCGGCAGCGACTATCTCGATGTCGTCGCCACCGGCGGACCGGCTGCCGTCAGCGCACGCGCGGTCAAGATGTCCATCAACGAAGCGCACCCCGAAGGGCGCGGCGCGTGCGGCATGGCGTTCCGTTCGGGGGCAGCGTGCATCATCAACGACTATCTCGCCGATCCGCGCTGCCAGGCATTCCATGGCCAGGCGCGCAAGGACGGAACCAGATCCGGCGCGTCGTTTCCGCTGTTCGCGCGCGGGCAGGTGGTCGGCATGCTCGTTTTCGTTGCGACCGAGAAGGACACCTTCACGCCTGAGTTCGCCGAATTGCTGCAGCGGCTCGCCGACAATGTGTCGTTCGCGCTGGAGAGTTTCGCCCGCGTCGACGAAAAGGCACAAGCCGACCAGCGCATCGAGTATCTGGCGTCGCATGACAGCCTGACCAACCTGCCGAACCGCGACATGTTCAACGAGATGCTGCGGCGGGCGATCGACGCCGCGCAGCGGTATCAGCGCCAGTTTGCCGTGCTGTTCATCGATCTCGACAGGTTCAAGATCATCAACGATTCGCTGGGGCATGACGCCGGCGACATGTTGCTGGTGGAAATCGGCGGCAGGCTGCGGCGCGCGCTGCGCTCGAGCGACGTCGTGGCGAGGCTCGGCGGTGACGAATTCGTGGTCATCCTGGAAGAGGCTGCCGAACGCCACGAAGTCGAACGCATCGCCAGCGAATTGTTGTCCGTGCTCGGCCAGCCGCTGCAGCTGAGTGGCCACGAATGCCACACCACGGCCTCGATCGGAATTGCGATGTATCCGTGCGACGGCGCGGACATGCAGACGCTGACCAAGAATGCCGACATGGCGATGTATCTCGCCAAGGAAGACGGCAAGAACGGCTTCCGCTTCTTCACCAGGGAAATCAAGACGCAGTCGATCGAGCGCCTGACGCTGGAGAGCGCGCTGCGCCGCGCCCAGGAGCGTGACCAGTTTTCGCTGCACTATCAGCCCAAGATCGACATGACGAGCGGCCAGATCACCGGCGTCGAAGCGCTGTTGCGCTGGATCCATCCCGAACTCGGCACCATCTCGCCGGGCCAGTTCATTCCGCTCGCCGAGGAAACCGGGCTGATCGTCCCGATCGGCCGCTGGGTGCTGAAGGAAGCCTGTGCGCAGAACATGGCGTGGCAGCGCCGTGGCCTGCGGCCAGTGACGATGGCGGTCAACCTGTCGCCGCGGCAGTTCGCCGACCCGCATCTACTGCACGATGTCGACGAGGCGCTGCTGGCAAGCGGCATGTCGCCGGTGCTGCTGCAGCTCGAAGTCACCGAAAGCATGGTGATGCGCAACGTATCGCGCGCGATCAAGGTGCTCGATGCGATCCAGAGCCGTGGTATCCGGCTGGCGATCGACGATTTCGGCACCGGCTATTCGTCGATGTCGCTGATGAAGCAGTTCCCGATCGACACCATCAAGATCGACCGTTCCTTCGTGCGCGATCTGCCGAACGATTCCGAGGACCAGGCGATTGCGCAGGCGATCATCAGCATGGGCAAGGCGCTCGGGATGACCGTCATCGCCGAGGGCGTCGAGACCGTCGAGCAGGAGACCTTCCTGCGCAATCATGCCTGCGACGAAATGCAGGGTTTTCTGTTCTCGAAGCCGCTGCCGCCGCGCGAGATGGCCAATCTGCTGCGGGCGGAGGCGCAGATGGCCTCGCCGCCGCTACAGCCCAACGCGGACGACGAAATCCTTAAGGCCGAAGTTCGAGCCAGACTGAGCTTCGGTCAAGGCTGA
- a CDS encoding amidohydrolase family protein codes for MLFQCKVCGPATDHGSAPLRSGKTRKPWHTIDIHCHCMVPEANAFVLKATGIQGGGHTPNANAHVNDLTRSIQPQRGKIDFPKLTNLETRLADMDRDGIDVQVISPYPGHFVYAAPPDVARESCRMVNNHIAEMVAKHPDRLMGMGTVPLQDPGMAVAELNRTVGELGFRGVELCTNVRGVDLTRAGLEKFFARVEELDVMIFLHPFGTSLVGRMEDHYFPNTIGHPLDSALCVGQLVFDGYLERFPKLKICVAHGGGYIPGYWGRFDHAWAHREDCRVTIRKKPSEYLKRLYFDTVVFDERELKHLIEIWGADHIMLGTDYPFDMAEPDPVGFLSRVKGVSDKDMALVAGGNAERLLGLPAKAHSKKKSKA; via the coding sequence ATGCTGTTTCAATGCAAAGTATGCGGCCCCGCGACCGATCACGGCAGCGCGCCGTTGCGCTCCGGGAAGACAAGGAAGCCCTGGCACACCATCGACATTCATTGCCACTGCATGGTGCCCGAGGCGAACGCCTTTGTGCTGAAGGCCACCGGCATTCAGGGCGGTGGACACACGCCCAACGCCAACGCGCATGTCAACGATCTCACCCGAAGCATTCAGCCGCAACGCGGCAAGATCGACTTTCCAAAACTGACCAATCTCGAGACCCGCCTTGCCGACATGGACCGCGACGGCATCGATGTGCAGGTGATCTCGCCCTATCCCGGTCATTTCGTTTATGCGGCGCCGCCGGACGTTGCCCGCGAAAGCTGCCGCATGGTCAACAATCACATCGCGGAAATGGTGGCGAAACACCCCGACCGGCTGATGGGCATGGGCACGGTACCACTGCAGGATCCCGGCATGGCCGTAGCCGAACTCAACCGCACCGTCGGCGAGCTCGGCTTCCGCGGCGTCGAACTCTGCACCAATGTCCGGGGCGTCGACCTGACCCGCGCGGGACTGGAAAAATTCTTCGCCCGCGTCGAGGAGCTCGACGTGATGATCTTCCTGCATCCGTTCGGCACCAGCCTGGTCGGACGCATGGAAGATCATTATTTCCCGAACACGATCGGACATCCGCTGGATTCCGCACTGTGCGTCGGGCAACTGGTTTTCGACGGCTATCTCGAACGGTTTCCCAAACTGAAAATCTGCGTCGCCCATGGCGGCGGCTATATCCCGGGCTATTGGGGCCGTTTCGACCACGCATGGGCACATCGCGAGGATTGCCGCGTCACCATCCGGAAGAAGCCGTCGGAATACCTGAAAAGGCTCTATTTCGATACCGTGGTGTTCGACGAGCGCGAACTCAAGCATTTGATCGAGATATGGGGCGCCGATCACATCATGCTGGGCACGGATTATCCGTTCGACATGGCCGAGCCCGATCCCGTAGGCTTCCTGAGCCGGGTTAAGGGCGTCAGCGACAAGGACATGGCGCTGGTGGCCGGCGGCAACGCCGAGCGGCTGCTGGGCTTGCCGGCCAAAGCACATTCGAAGAAAAAATCGAAGGCCTGA
- a CDS encoding DUF1080 domain-containing protein — translation MKRMSTLAAGLLIGAAALQFSGVASGQSDGWITLLDSTKKGDWTEVGKANWEMKDGALGADKLEGKDLSYLVSKDSYKDFQIKAEFWTDEEANSGIFIRCDARDKIDSKICYEVNIFDKRPDPSYGTGAIVDVGKVDPMPKAAGKWNTYEITAQGSHLVVVLNGQKTVDAQDSKHNAGGPIALQYGSGVVKFRKVQIKPL, via the coding sequence ATGAAACGTATGTCGACACTCGCGGCCGGCTTGCTGATCGGCGCCGCCGCCCTGCAATTTTCCGGCGTGGCGTCGGGCCAGAGCGATGGCTGGATCACGCTGCTCGACAGCACCAAGAAGGGCGACTGGACCGAAGTCGGCAAGGCCAACTGGGAGATGAAGGACGGCGCGCTGGGCGCCGACAAGCTCGAAGGCAAGGATCTGTCGTATCTCGTCAGCAAGGATTCCTACAAGGACTTCCAGATCAAGGCGGAGTTCTGGACCGACGAGGAAGCCAATAGCGGCATCTTCATTCGCTGCGACGCCAGGGACAAGATCGATTCCAAGATCTGTTATGAGGTCAACATCTTCGACAAGCGGCCCGACCCGAGCTACGGCACCGGCGCTATCGTCGACGTCGGCAAGGTTGATCCGATGCCGAAGGCGGCAGGCAAGTGGAACACCTACGAGATCACCGCCCAGGGCTCGCATCTCGTCGTCGTGCTCAACGGCCAGAAGACCGTCGATGCGCAGGACTCCAAGCACAATGCGGGCGGGCCGATCGCGCTTCAATACGGCTCGGGCGTGGTCAAGTTCCGCAAGGTGCAGATCAAGCCGCTGTAG